From one Agathobaculum sp. NTUH-O15-33 genomic stretch:
- the rnr gene encoding ribonuclease R, giving the protein MEPNELDSALYALLSKPMQIEDIRRALPNAEKQALRDSLDRLIAAGRVMKNKKNRFAQVGHYGCVAGTFLATERGFAFVRPDAEGDAPERADDLFIPPNAGGGAWHGDHVLVKVYERGGSRGRTEAAVLRVLQRAGGELTGALIRRGKDYFVQPSSKKFPEIAIGRQNLGEASVGDRVAVEVSYYGSDTVMPQGKIRADLGEDGTMEASIAGILRENGVQDVFPADASAAAERVPQSVDPAEAAQRLDLRDKLIFTIDGDDAKDFDDAVSLETLENGHLLLGVHIADVSHYVTPDSPLDAEAFRRGTSVYYPGHVVPMLPFALSHGICSLNPDEDRLAFSAMMEFDKDGRRHKASFAKSVIRSGARMTYRNVNKILAGDEDLRGKYAFLTEAIEGMNALAQTLNRRRIERGALELDIPETEIVVDSEGKPVDLQYRERGQSERLIEEFMLQANEAVAEYMVRRERPTVYRVHENPDPEKLRVFATFARPFGYRVDPSKPQDTAQLQAVLNGAKGDPKQRILPMLLLRSLARARYSEECIGHYGLKAKYYLHFTSPIRRYPDLIAHRMLQKSLLGEEITPADETMCEDAAQQSTAREFAADTCERDIDKLYTAAYMKQFIGETFEGEVSGVAPFGLFIALENGCEGLVRVELLEGDYYEYDEQHMSMQGRHTGKRFTIGTPLTVTLLAASEVTGQIDFGPAEGVLPASDKARQPAERPPYRTGPTGKGAGKGSSGAHHRKRRPAKRGRR; this is encoded by the coding sequence ATGGAACCAAATGAACTGGACAGTGCGCTTTACGCGCTGCTATCAAAGCCCATGCAGATCGAAGACATCCGACGCGCGCTGCCCAACGCGGAAAAGCAGGCGCTGAGGGACAGCCTTGACCGGCTGATCGCGGCGGGCCGCGTGATGAAAAACAAAAAGAACCGCTTTGCGCAGGTCGGGCACTACGGCTGCGTCGCGGGCACCTTTCTCGCGACCGAGCGCGGTTTTGCCTTTGTGCGGCCCGACGCGGAAGGAGACGCCCCCGAACGGGCGGACGACCTGTTCATCCCGCCGAACGCGGGCGGCGGCGCGTGGCATGGCGACCATGTGCTGGTAAAGGTATATGAGCGGGGCGGCAGCCGGGGCCGGACCGAGGCCGCCGTGCTGCGCGTTTTGCAGCGTGCGGGCGGCGAACTGACCGGCGCGCTCATTCGGCGCGGCAAGGACTATTTCGTACAGCCGAGCAGCAAAAAGTTCCCCGAGATCGCGATCGGCCGCCAGAATCTTGGCGAAGCTTCGGTGGGCGACCGCGTCGCGGTCGAGGTGTCGTATTACGGCAGCGATACCGTGATGCCGCAGGGCAAGATTCGCGCCGATCTGGGCGAGGACGGCACGATGGAAGCCAGCATCGCGGGCATCCTGCGCGAGAACGGCGTACAGGACGTATTCCCCGCGGATGCTTCGGCGGCGGCCGAGCGCGTGCCGCAATCCGTCGATCCCGCGGAGGCGGCCCAACGCCTCGACCTGCGCGACAAGCTGATCTTCACCATCGACGGGGACGACGCCAAGGACTTTGACGACGCCGTATCGCTGGAAACGCTGGAAAACGGCCACCTGCTGCTGGGCGTGCACATCGCGGACGTGAGCCACTATGTCACCCCCGACTCGCCGCTGGACGCGGAGGCCTTCCGCCGCGGCACCTCGGTTTATTACCCGGGCCATGTGGTGCCCATGCTGCCCTTCGCCCTGTCGCACGGCATTTGCTCGCTAAATCCGGACGAGGACCGGCTGGCCTTTTCCGCAATGATGGAATTCGACAAGGACGGCCGCCGCCATAAGGCCTCCTTTGCCAAGTCCGTCATCCGCTCGGGCGCGCGCATGACCTACCGGAACGTCAACAAAATCCTCGCGGGTGATGAGGACCTGCGCGGGAAATATGCTTTTCTGACCGAAGCGATCGAGGGAATGAACGCGCTCGCGCAGACGCTGAACCGCCGCCGCATCGAGCGCGGCGCGCTTGAGCTGGACATCCCGGAAACCGAGATCGTCGTCGACAGCGAGGGCAAGCCGGTCGATCTGCAATACCGTGAGCGCGGTCAATCCGAACGGCTGATCGAGGAATTCATGCTGCAAGCGAACGAAGCCGTGGCCGAATACATGGTGCGGCGCGAGCGGCCCACCGTTTACCGCGTGCACGAAAACCCGGACCCTGAAAAGCTGCGCGTATTCGCAACCTTTGCGCGGCCGTTCGGCTACCGGGTCGATCCCTCCAAGCCGCAGGACACCGCCCAGCTGCAAGCCGTATTGAACGGCGCCAAGGGCGATCCCAAGCAGCGCATCCTGCCCATGCTGCTGCTGCGCAGTCTGGCACGCGCGCGCTATTCCGAGGAATGCATCGGCCACTACGGCCTGAAAGCCAAGTACTATCTGCACTTTACCTCGCCTATCCGCCGCTATCCCGATCTGATCGCCCACCGTATGCTGCAAAAGAGCCTTTTGGGCGAAGAAATAACGCCCGCGGATGAAACGATGTGCGAGGACGCGGCTCAGCAATCGACGGCGCGCGAATTCGCGGCCGATACCTGCGAACGCGACATCGACAAGCTGTACACCGCCGCCTATATGAAGCAGTTTATCGGCGAGACCTTTGAGGGCGAGGTATCCGGCGTCGCGCCGTTCGGCCTGTTTATCGCGCTGGAAAACGGGTGCGAGGGCCTTGTGCGCGTCGAGCTGCTGGAGGGCGACTATTATGAATACGACGAGCAGCACATGAGCATGCAGGGACGGCATACCGGCAAGCGCTTTACAATCGGCACGCCGCTCACCGTGACGCTGCTCGCCGCGAGCGAGGTCACCGGCCAGATCGACTTCGGCCCGGCGGAGGGCGTGCTGCCTGCTTCCGACAAGGCGCGTCAGCCCGCCGAGCGGCCGCCGTACCGCACCGGCCCCACAGGCAAGGGGGCCGGTAAGGGATCGTCCGGCGCGCACCACAGAAAGCGCCGTCCCGCGAAGCGGGGGCGTCGGTGA
- a CDS encoding patatin-like phospholipase family protein → MPGLVLEGGTFRPVFSCGVMDALLDHDLMFDYVIGVSAGITYAFSYLSRQRGRNLEVLRRYRNDKRYMGPRNLVHDHSIFGVDFVFSTIPNELIPYDWDTFHAYRGRVKVGVTNARTGKAEFLNGMELDKPSTMLRATCAIPGYFPPVSIGGEMYYDGGLADPIPIVQSLHDGNRKNLIVLTQPAEYRKTLTRGSALASRALRRKYPQLADTMESRPKRYNDTVCFCHRLTEKRPADTVLLQPSAKLESFEKDVNKLTWGYQMGYDAASARMDEIKRLFTNKEEI, encoded by the coding sequence ATGCCCGGACTGGTTTTAGAGGGCGGCACGTTCCGCCCGGTGTTTTCGTGCGGCGTGATGGACGCGCTGCTCGACCATGATCTGATGTTTGACTATGTGATCGGCGTTTCCGCCGGCATCACCTACGCGTTTTCCTATCTTTCACGCCAGCGCGGACGCAACCTTGAGGTGCTGCGCCGCTATCGGAACGATAAGCGCTATATGGGCCCCCGTAACCTTGTGCACGATCACAGCATCTTCGGCGTTGATTTTGTGTTCAGCACCATCCCGAACGAACTGATCCCCTATGATTGGGACACGTTCCACGCCTATCGGGGGCGGGTCAAGGTGGGGGTGACGAACGCCCGCACCGGCAAGGCCGAATTTCTCAACGGCATGGAGCTTGACAAGCCGAGCACCATGCTGCGCGCGACCTGCGCCATTCCGGGCTATTTCCCGCCCGTTTCCATCGGCGGGGAAATGTATTATGACGGCGGCTTGGCCGATCCGATCCCGATCGTTCAAAGTCTTCACGACGGCAACCGTAAAAATTTGATCGTGCTGACCCAACCGGCAGAATACCGGAAAACGCTGACGCGCGGCAGCGCCCTTGCCTCTCGCGCGCTGCGCCGCAAATATCCGCAGCTCGCGGATACCATGGAAAGCCGGCCGAAGCGGTATAACGACACGGTTTGCTTTTGCCATCGGCTCACCGAAAAACGGCCCGCCGATACCGTGCTGCTTCAGCCATCCGCCAAGCTCGAAAGTTTTGAAAAGGATGTTAATAAGCTTACTTGGGGCTATCAAATGGGGTACGACGCGGCAAGCGCCCGCATGGATGAAATAAAGCGTCTGTTCACAAATAAAGAGGAAATTTAA
- the uraA gene encoding uracil permease: MHSNRIIQVEDRVPAKLLIPLSIQHMFAMFGASVLVPFIFHINPAIVLFMNGVGTLLFIFITKGKAPAYLGSSFAFLAPGLLVIDKWGYSYALGGFVVVGAVGCLLAFIIYKCGTKWIDVVLPPAAMGPVVALIGLELAGNAAETGKVVGPEMTTATVITFCVTLGVAVLGSVLFRKFLSVIPILIAIICGYGAALLTKVVTVGQIMDAFRQPLFQLPNFQTPKFNLEAILIILPVILVIANEHIGHQLVTSKIVGRDLLKDPGLHRSLFADNFSTMVSGLIGSVPTTTYGENIGVMAITKVYSVRVIGGAAILSLVCSFIGPFAALIQTIPGPVIGGISFLLYGMIGTSGLRILVDNHVDYGRNRNMILTSVIFVTGLSGVTLQLGNVSLSGMTLAAIVGMLLSLLLYAFDKLKISNDLAET; encoded by the coding sequence ATGCATTCCAATCGAATTATTCAGGTGGAGGACCGGGTGCCCGCGAAGCTGCTGATTCCGCTGTCCATCCAGCACATGTTCGCTATGTTCGGCGCGTCGGTTTTGGTACCATTCATTTTCCACATCAACCCGGCGATCGTGCTGTTTATGAACGGCGTGGGCACGCTTTTGTTCATTTTCATCACCAAGGGCAAAGCGCCCGCGTACCTCGGTTCTTCCTTCGCCTTCCTCGCGCCCGGCCTGCTGGTCATTGATAAATGGGGGTATTCCTACGCGCTCGGCGGGTTCGTTGTGGTGGGCGCGGTCGGCTGTCTGCTCGCTTTCATTATTTACAAATGCGGCACCAAGTGGATCGACGTGGTGCTGCCGCCCGCGGCCATGGGCCCGGTCGTCGCGCTGATCGGTTTAGAGCTTGCGGGGAACGCGGCGGAGACCGGCAAGGTCGTCGGCCCCGAAATGACCACGGCGACCGTCATCACCTTCTGCGTGACGCTGGGCGTGGCGGTTTTGGGCAGCGTGCTGTTTCGTAAGTTCCTGTCCGTCATCCCGATCCTGATCGCCATTATCTGCGGTTATGGGGCCGCCCTTCTTACGAAGGTGGTAACGGTGGGCCAGATCATGGACGCGTTTCGCCAGCCGCTGTTCCAGCTGCCGAATTTTCAAACGCCGAAGTTTAATCTGGAAGCCATCCTGATCATTCTGCCCGTCATTCTGGTTATCGCCAACGAACATATCGGCCACCAGCTCGTGACCAGCAAGATCGTGGGCCGCGACCTTTTGAAGGACCCCGGCTTGCACCGCTCGCTGTTTGCGGACAACTTTTCCACCATGGTCTCCGGCCTGATCGGCTCGGTGCCGACCACGACCTACGGCGAAAACATCGGCGTGATGGCGATCACCAAGGTGTATTCGGTGCGCGTCATCGGCGGCGCGGCGATTCTGTCGCTCGTTTGCTCGTTCATCGGCCCGTTCGCGGCGCTCATTCAAACCATCCCCGGCCCGGTGATCGGGGGCATCTCGTTCCTGCTGTACGGCATGATCGGCACCTCCGGCCTGCGCATTTTAGTGGACAACCATGTGGATTATGGCCGCAACCGCAACATGATCCTGACCTCGGTCATCTTTGTCACCGGCTTGTCGGGCGTAACCCTACAGCTCGGCAATGTATCCCTTTCCGGTATGACGCTGGCCGCCATCGTCGGCATGCTGCTCAGCCTGCTGCTCTACGCGTTCGATAAGCTCAAGATCTCCAACGATCTCGCGGAAACGTAA
- a CDS encoding ROK family protein → MVLCFDIGGTSIKYGLAYDPGNEIRFAERWEIPTEAARLRGPGIERKIVELTAALSGRQELRGVAVSTAGMVDPASGKIVYANENIPGYTGCNVKAAVERAVHLPCAVENDVNAAALGEYAYGAGRGRGSMLCLTVGTGIGGAAVLNGEIWHGHAYSAGEIGYMLVNGKPFQDQAATSALIRQVAQATGQSLDGRQIFQRARQGDAACNQAIDTMCAVLAQGIANCLCVLDPGMVVLGGGVMAQAAFLRPRLMEYLQRYANPYILAHTTLSFAELGNDAGMAGAYYLLMQQIKGAVK, encoded by the coding sequence ATGGTCCTATGCTTCGATATCGGCGGTACATCGATCAAATACGGGCTGGCGTATGACCCGGGCAATGAAATCCGCTTCGCGGAGCGCTGGGAAATACCCACCGAAGCGGCGCGTTTGCGCGGCCCGGGCATCGAGCGCAAAATCGTCGAGCTGACCGCCGCGTTAAGCGGCCGACAGGAGCTGCGCGGCGTCGCGGTATCGACCGCGGGCATGGTCGATCCCGCGTCTGGCAAGATCGTGTACGCCAATGAGAACATTCCCGGCTACACCGGCTGCAATGTGAAGGCGGCGGTCGAGCGGGCGGTCCATCTGCCCTGCGCGGTCGAAAACGATGTGAACGCCGCCGCGCTGGGCGAGTACGCCTACGGCGCGGGCCGGGGGCGCGGCAGTATGCTGTGCCTGACGGTCGGCACCGGCATTGGCGGCGCCGCCGTGCTGAACGGCGAGATCTGGCACGGCCATGCGTATTCTGCGGGCGAAATCGGCTATATGCTGGTGAACGGCAAGCCGTTTCAGGATCAGGCGGCTACCTCCGCGCTGATACGGCAGGTGGCGCAGGCGACCGGACAATCGCTGGACGGCAGGCAGATCTTTCAGCGCGCGCGGCAGGGCGACGCGGCCTGTAACCAAGCGATCGATACCATGTGCGCCGTGCTGGCGCAGGGCATTGCAAACTGCCTGTGCGTGCTCGATCCCGGCATGGTCGTGCTGGGCGGCGGCGTCATGGCGCAGGCCGCGTTCTTACGGCCCCGGCTGATGGAGTATTTGCAGCGGTACGCCAACCCCTACATTTTAGCGCATACCACCCTTTCCTTCGCGGAACTTGGAAACGACGCCGGCATGGCGGGCGCATATTACTTGTTAATGCAGCAAATAAAAGGGGCTGTAAAATAA
- a CDS encoding PTS sugar transporter subunit IIA: MLENITEKDIRIGVRAEGWENAIRKAAAPLLENGAIEQSYIDAMVESVHKNGPYYVLSKGLALAHARPECGVNRLALQFTTLEPGVAFGAGDNDPVRLIITLAATDNDSHLDLLGELADVLMDDGRLEKAVRSAFAGSVFKAARG, from the coding sequence ATGCTGGAAAATATCACGGAAAAGGACATACGGATCGGCGTCCGGGCCGAGGGCTGGGAGAACGCGATCCGCAAAGCCGCGGCCCCTCTTCTGGAGAACGGCGCGATCGAACAGAGCTACATCGACGCGATGGTGGAATCGGTGCATAAAAACGGGCCGTACTATGTGCTGTCCAAGGGGCTCGCGCTCGCGCACGCAAGGCCGGAATGCGGCGTTAACCGCTTGGCGTTGCAGTTCACCACGCTGGAACCCGGCGTTGCGTTCGGCGCGGGCGATAACGACCCGGTGCGCCTGATTATCACGCTGGCCGCGACCGATAACGACAGCCACCTCGACCTATTGGGCGAGCTGGCCGACGTGCTGATGGACGACGGCCGGCTGGAAAAAGCTGTGCGCAGCGCCTTCGCCGGAAGCGTTTTTAAAGCTGCTCGCGGGTGA
- a CDS encoding HAD family hydrolase translates to MLKAIIMDFDGLIVDTEVVWYHIYVEWFKKHKNYDMSVEEFLTCVGSNAEELFQKLDRQGIHVDRDAFVRDTQQRFIEESGALPAKDGVADFIHAARDNGVKVALATSSGRKKPETHLRRLGLLEDFDLFVTAEDVTRIKPFPDLFLTAASKLALSPVECLVVEDSLNGLKAGQNAGMRVLVVPNDVTKHCKFEGDLRVCDSLAQVDFNALMAEF, encoded by the coding sequence ATGCTGAAAGCGATTATAATGGATTTCGACGGCCTGATCGTGGATACCGAGGTCGTATGGTACCATATTTACGTCGAATGGTTTAAAAAGCATAAAAACTACGATATGTCGGTAGAGGAATTCCTGACCTGCGTCGGCTCCAACGCGGAGGAGCTTTTCCAAAAGCTCGACAGGCAGGGCATCCATGTGGACCGCGATGCCTTTGTCCGCGATACCCAGCAGCGCTTCATCGAGGAAAGCGGCGCATTGCCCGCCAAGGACGGCGTGGCCGACTTTATCCACGCGGCGCGGGACAACGGGGTTAAGGTCGCGCTCGCGACCTCCTCCGGGCGCAAAAAGCCGGAAACGCACCTGCGCCGTCTCGGTCTGCTGGAGGATTTTGATTTGTTCGTCACGGCGGAGGACGTGACCCGGATCAAGCCCTTCCCCGACCTGTTCCTGACCGCCGCGTCCAAGCTGGCGCTTTCGCCGGTCGAATGTCTGGTCGTGGAGGATTCGCTCAATGGGTTAAAGGCGGGACAGAACGCGGGCATGCGCGTGTTGGTCGTGCCGAACGATGTGACAAAGCACTGCAAATTTGAAGGCGATCTTCGTGTGTGCGATTCTCTCGCGCAAGTGGATTTTAACGCGCTGATGGCTGAGTTTTAA
- a CDS encoding PTS mannitol transporter subunit IICB, with the protein MSVRVQIQKFGSKLSSMVIPNLGAFIAWGLLTAVGIAINNDMMRSFITPMLNYLLPILIAFAGGKMVYDYRGGVIGTVATIGVIIGSSVTMFIGAMILGPLSAWLLKKFDQLIDGKVPMGFELLVNNYSIGILGAILGVFGCVVLGPAISSLTTVFAGGVDFLVKNGLLPLTAILIEPAKVLFLNNAIGQGILTPMGTTQLGELGKSVLFLLESNPGPGMGVLLAYMLFGKGTSKSSAWGASIIHLFGGIHEIYFPFVLMNPILILPLILGGAVGTFLFNLLGVGLVGVASPGSIISIMIMSSPGDHFKICLAVAAACAVTFLLSIPLVKRAGGGDDSSLKEAAKTMNELKGKKSRISAVFEGDGAAFDFASVTRVAYACDAGIGSSAMGATVLQKKFKAAGLGDVEVFHIAVENLPTDCQVVVTQELLLDRVKGAQPDAYCIAVTDFLNAPEYDELIAKVKAAKGK; encoded by the coding sequence ATGTCAGTACGAGTACAAATACAAAAGTTCGGCAGTAAGCTCAGCAGTATGGTAATCCCTAACTTGGGTGCGTTCATCGCTTGGGGCCTGCTCACCGCGGTGGGCATCGCCATCAACAACGACATGATGCGCAGCTTTATCACGCCCATGCTCAACTACCTGCTCCCCATCTTGATCGCGTTTGCGGGCGGCAAGATGGTGTACGACTATCGCGGCGGCGTGATCGGCACGGTCGCGACAATCGGCGTCATCATCGGTTCCAGCGTGACGATGTTTATCGGCGCCATGATCCTTGGCCCGCTTTCCGCGTGGCTGCTCAAAAAATTCGATCAGCTGATCGACGGCAAGGTGCCGATGGGCTTTGAATTGCTCGTCAACAACTATTCGATCGGCATTTTGGGCGCGATTCTCGGCGTGTTCGGCTGCGTCGTACTGGGCCCCGCGATTTCCTCGCTCACCACCGTGTTCGCGGGCGGCGTTGATTTTCTGGTCAAGAACGGCCTGCTGCCGCTCACCGCTATCCTGATCGAGCCCGCCAAGGTGCTGTTCCTGAACAACGCCATCGGTCAGGGCATCCTCACCCCCATGGGCACGACGCAGCTCGGCGAGCTGGGCAAATCCGTGCTGTTCCTGCTCGAATCCAACCCCGGCCCCGGCATGGGCGTGCTGCTCGCCTATATGCTGTTCGGCAAGGGCACCTCGAAATCGTCCGCTTGGGGCGCTTCGATCATCCACTTGTTCGGCGGCATCCATGAGATCTATTTCCCGTTTGTTTTGATGAACCCGATCCTGATCCTGCCGCTGATCCTCGGCGGCGCGGTCGGCACCTTCCTGTTCAACCTGCTCGGCGTCGGTCTGGTCGGCGTGGCGTCCCCGGGCTCCATCATCTCGATCATGATCATGTCCTCCCCCGGCGATCATTTCAAGATCTGTCTGGCCGTCGCGGCGGCCTGCGCGGTCACGTTTCTGCTTTCGATCCCGCTGGTCAAGCGCGCGGGCGGCGGCGACGATTCCTCCCTCAAGGAAGCCGCTAAGACCATGAACGAGCTCAAGGGCAAGAAGAGCCGCATCTCCGCCGTGTTTGAAGGCGACGGCGCTGCGTTTGATTTTGCTTCCGTCACCCGCGTCGCCTATGCGTGCGACGCCGGCATCGGCTCTTCCGCCATGGGCGCCACCGTTTTGCAGAAGAAGTTCAAGGCCGCCGGTCTCGGCGATGTGGAGGTGTTCCATATCGCGGTGGAAAACCTGCCGACGGATTGTCAGGTCGTCGTCACGCAGGAATTGCTGCTCGACCGCGTCAAGGGCGCGCAGCCCGATGCGTACTGCATCGCGGTGACCGATTTCCTGAACGCGCCGGAATACGACGAGCTGATCGCAAAGGTCAAGGCTGCAAAGGGCAAATAA
- a CDS encoding Gfo/Idh/MocA family protein, whose amino-acid sequence MSNEIQVGVIGFGQMGQVHAGIYNKLPGVKLAAVCEYSDERRAEAEKQYGCKTYKEYKDLLEDPSIEAVSIVLPDNMHREAVEIAVKNRKHILLEKPLAKELADGEAMYEITKDYDKVFTVGFLLRFDPRFNLIKQSLDAGELGDIIHLYCRRNSPIVGPRRYIGASDLSMHVMIHDIDYINWFMGCKPVKVYAKARSVMLKEHGMDDVIYALVTYENGAIACMEACWVLPENSPTIIDDKVELVGTKGTVYVDACDNGVRFVTGQRVCYPDSRHWYNVNGAPSGDLSEEIMAFIGNIVNGTKSIITPEDALGSLRVVDAIERSIAEGVEVSL is encoded by the coding sequence ATGAGTAACGAGATTCAGGTCGGCGTAATCGGTTTTGGCCAGATGGGTCAGGTACATGCGGGCATTTACAACAAGCTGCCGGGCGTAAAGCTTGCCGCGGTGTGTGAGTATAGCGACGAGCGGCGCGCCGAGGCGGAAAAGCAATACGGCTGCAAAACCTACAAGGAATACAAGGACCTGCTGGAAGATCCCTCGATCGAGGCCGTATCGATCGTTTTGCCGGACAACATGCACCGCGAGGCGGTTGAGATCGCGGTGAAAAACCGCAAGCACATCCTGCTGGAAAAGCCTCTTGCCAAGGAGCTCGCGGACGGCGAGGCCATGTACGAGATCACCAAGGATTATGACAAGGTTTTCACCGTCGGCTTCCTGCTTCGCTTCGATCCGCGCTTCAACCTCATCAAGCAGTCGCTGGACGCGGGCGAGCTGGGCGATATCATCCATTTATACTGCCGCCGCAACAGCCCGATTGTCGGGCCCCGCCGTTATATCGGCGCGTCCGACCTGTCGATGCACGTGATGATCCACGATATCGATTACATCAACTGGTTCATGGGCTGCAAGCCGGTCAAGGTGTATGCCAAGGCGCGCAGCGTCATGCTCAAGGAGCACGGCATGGACGATGTGATCTACGCCCTTGTGACCTATGAAAACGGCGCGATCGCGTGCATGGAAGCCTGCTGGGTGCTGCCGGAAAATTCGCCCACGATCATCGACGACAAGGTCGAGCTGGTCGGCACCAAGGGCACGGTCTATGTGGACGCGTGCGATAACGGCGTGCGGTTCGTCACCGGCCAGCGCGTTTGCTACCCGGATTCCCGCCACTGGTACAACGTCAACGGCGCGCCGTCCGGCGACCTGTCCGAGGAGATCATGGCCTTTATCGGCAACATCGTGAACGGCACCAAGTCCATCATCACGCCGGAGGACGCGCTCGGCTCGCTGCGCGTGGTGGATGCGATCGAGCGGTCGATCGCCGAGGGCGTCGAAGTATCCCTGTGA
- a CDS encoding MurR/RpiR family transcriptional regulator, which yields MADLSFQNRLQVYGNRLSKSEQRIAAYITAHPAEAAGISSMELAQATGTSNSTLTRFCQKLAYRNYIEFQTLLSAEGAPMQAPEETMQRMCHYYQRTLEAASELVTAADLDLFTAQIHSAKKILIFGLGSSGLTANEFNMRLVQMGFTSTAMTDSFLMMVQTSLFSNRDLIIAVSNSGETREVVSACEIAKSVGAHVCALTQARRAPLARIADTILLAGDIRQTGDENFIDSQLPLLFLINAITYRLLEDPKCRENRKKALQALFNR from the coding sequence ATGGCTGATCTCAGTTTTCAAAACCGGTTGCAGGTCTATGGAAACCGGCTATCCAAGAGCGAACAGCGGATCGCCGCATACATTACCGCCCATCCTGCAGAAGCGGCCGGTATCTCTAGTATGGAACTGGCGCAAGCGACCGGCACCTCGAATTCGACGCTTACCCGGTTTTGCCAGAAGCTTGCTTACCGCAATTATATTGAATTTCAAACGCTTTTATCCGCCGAAGGCGCGCCCATGCAGGCGCCCGAGGAGACCATGCAGCGCATGTGCCACTATTACCAGCGCACGCTGGAAGCCGCGTCCGAACTGGTGACCGCCGCCGACCTCGACCTATTCACCGCGCAAATCCACAGCGCGAAAAAAATCCTGATCTTCGGTCTGGGCAGCTCGGGCCTGACGGCCAACGAATTCAACATGCGGCTGGTGCAAATGGGCTTTACCTCGACCGCGATGACCGACAGCTTCCTGATGATGGTGCAGACCAGCCTGTTCTCGAACCGCGACCTGATCATCGCGGTATCCAACTCCGGCGAAACGCGCGAGGTCGTCAGCGCCTGCGAGATCGCCAAATCGGTGGGCGCGCATGTTTGCGCGCTGACGCAGGCTCGCCGCGCCCCGCTCGCCCGCATCGCGGATACGATCCTGCTGGCCGGCGATATCCGCCAGACCGGGGATGAAAACTTTATCGATTCGCAGCTCCCGCTGCTGTTTTTGATCAACGCCATCACGTACCGGCTGCTTGAGGACCCCAAGTGCCGTGAAAACCGAAAAAAAGCGCTGCAAGCATTATTCAACCGGTAA
- a CDS encoding N-acetylmannosamine-6-phosphate 2-epimerase, which produces MLDRVKGGLIVSCQALPEEPLHSSFIMGRMARAAEEGGAVGIRANTAADIEEIARNTALPIIGIVKRDYADTPIYITPTLCEIEELAATPCAMIALDATARPRHAGQSLADFVSEARRTAPGKLLMADIATLEEAVQAEALGFDCVSTTLMGYTAQSEGHNIADNEFARLQAILQAVRVPVIAEGHVDTPAKAKRCLELGVHAVVVGGAITRPQLITRSFVEAMA; this is translated from the coding sequence ATGCTGGATCGGGTCAAAGGCGGGCTGATCGTATCCTGTCAGGCGCTGCCGGAGGAGCCGCTGCACTCCTCGTTTATCATGGGACGCATGGCGCGCGCGGCGGAAGAGGGCGGCGCCGTCGGCATCCGGGCGAATACCGCGGCCGATATCGAGGAGATCGCCCGCAACACGGCGCTTCCCATCATCGGCATCGTCAAGCGCGACTATGCGGATACGCCGATTTACATTACGCCCACCCTGTGCGAAATAGAAGAGCTTGCCGCCACGCCCTGCGCCATGATCGCGCTGGACGCGACGGCCCGACCGCGTCACGCGGGGCAGAGTCTGGCGGACTTTGTGAGCGAAGCGCGCCGCACCGCGCCGGGCAAGCTGCTGATGGCGGATATCGCGACGCTGGAAGAGGCGGTACAGGCGGAGGCGCTTGGTTTCGACTGCGTTTCCACCACCCTGATGGGCTATACCGCGCAATCGGAAGGCCATAATATCGCGGACAATGAGTTTGCCCGCCTGCAAGCGATTTTGCAAGCGGTACGGGTGCCGGTCATTGCCGAGGGGCACGTCGATACCCCGGCCAAGGCCAAGCGGTGCTTAGAGCTGGGCGTGCACGCCGTCGTTGTGGGCGGAGCGATCACGCGGCCGCAGCTGATCACAAGATCGTTCGTGGAAGCGATGGCCTGA